A region from the Drosophila takahashii strain IR98-3 E-12201 chromosome 2L, DtakHiC1v2, whole genome shotgun sequence genome encodes:
- the LOC108067291 gene encoding uncharacterized protein — translation MVGNLMKKVIVALFALLLAVILRIIIPFKMKFSNYEITSNIIGFFTALTITIAIIMCCFLVSIFLAYLTDDWIVLGYVPLLIYVLHWTYRTFSERLETMSKSYDTLMDGLTQKWHSYFNYNETHWPDLEKTMLCCGLEGPRSYMDYLQKVPGHCYNPQLITLGCYHLFLNIFYPMQLIGVLMLRLTLFVELGIFFYFGSILFKKTFSLIGVRNQKRVRHLFLVNRILRHCILPKILKLFKK, via the exons ATGGTCGGAAACCTAATGAAGAAGGTGATTGTAGCCCTATTTGCG CTCTTACTCGCTGTAATACTCAGAATTATTATACCTTTTAAAATGAAGTTTAGTAACTATGAAATAACTTCTAATATAATTGGGTTTTTTACTGCTTTGACAATTACCATTGCCATTATTATGTGCTGCTTTTTGGTCAGCATTTTCCTAGCTTATTTGACTGATGATTGGATTGTTTTAGGG tatGTACCGCTGCTGATATACGTCCTGCATTGGACGTATCGCACATTTTCAGAGCGATTGGAAACAATGAGTAAAAGCTATGATACACTCATGGATGGTTTAACACAAAAATGGCACAGCTACTTCAATTACAATGAGACGCATTGGCCTGATCTTGAAAAGACG ATGCTCTGCTGTGGACTGGAAGGTCCCCGGTCTTACATGGATTATCTACAGAAGGTGCCGGGACACTGCTATAATCCTCAGCTCATTACTCTGGGCTGTTATCATTTATTTCTAAACATATTTTACCCAATGCAACTAATAGGTGTCCTAATGCTTAGATTGACACTTTTTGTGGAACtcggcatttttttttattttggttcaatcttatttaaaaagactTTTAGTTTGATTGGAGTAAGGAACCAAAAAAGAGTTAGGCATTTGTTTTTGGTAAATCGAATTTTAAGACATTGCATTTTgcccaaaatattaaaactattcaaaaagtaa
- the LOC108067298 gene encoding uncharacterized protein: MFDTTKYFPRSVDSDHPSQLEPEEPPSLDYPVKYDMVHNPRGTSQDPSAIEVASEDAPDSQTEDPASTSAPQLMIIFEEGDFDSALHFLIESVHNPFASNAVAMVLVEEKIREEIFRRILPKLHPLSEFVAEHPNFLASLDKLESSYKEIIRADSTEVAPPLASPVFVCECTHDELGSYPTGVITFYTFRNNREAIDICQRETLPFASVSIWNETLGGCYDLVVALSSANYFLNCCNVDLTPISKHRDAEKNHVVNANGFHFETLRIFNKWKVIVFPIGELILPGTEDSKKEEQPISFLEA, from the coding sequence ATGTTCGATACAACCAAATACTTTCCACGTTCGGTTGACTCGGATCACCCATCACAATTGGAGCCCGAAGAGCCTCCTTCTTTGGATTACCCAGTTAAATATGATATGGTTCATAATCCAAGAGGAACTTCTCAGGATCCTAGTGCTATAGAAGTGGCATCGGAAGATGCTCCAGATTCCCAAACTGAAGATCCCGCTTCCACTTCAGCTCCCCAATTGATGATTATATTTGAGGAAGGGGACTTCGATAGCGCCCTGCACTTTCTCATTGAATCGGTTCATAATCCCTTTGCCTCGAATGCGGTGGCAATGGTTCTGGTTGAGGAGAAAATTCGTGAAGAGATCTTTAGGAGAATCCTACCTAAGCTACATCCCCTTTCTGAGTTCGTGGCAGAACATCCTAACTTTCTGGCCTCCCTGGACAAATTGGAGTCCTCTTATAAGGAAATAATAAGGGCTGACAGTACCGAGGTGGCCCCTCCACTGGCTTCACCGGTTTTTGTCTGCGAATGCACCCACGATGAGCTCGGAAGCTACCCAACTGGAGTTATAACATTCTACACATTCCGCAACAACCGGGAGGCCATTGACATATGCCAGCGGGAAACCCTGCCCTTCGCATCCGTCTCCATTTGGAACGAAACTTTGGGCGGATGCTATGATCTCGTGGTGGCCCTCAGTTCAGCCAATTACTTTCTGAACTGCTGCAATGTGGATTTGACACCGATTTCCAAGCATCGCGATGCCGAGAAAAATCACGTTGTAAATGCAAATGGATTTCACTTTGAAACCCTGCGAATCTTCAATAAGTGGAAAGTCATTGTATTTCCTATTGGTGAACTAATTTTGCCGGGAACCGAAGATTCCAAGAAGGAAGAACAGCCCATCTCCTTTTTGGAGGCCTAA